A region of Campylobacter sp. RM16189 DNA encodes the following proteins:
- a CDS encoding HAMP domain-containing sensor histidine kinase, producing the protein MSKENIFLKQMAFFDNNFKLITKMNDSINLPMIAAWNDGFYLHKDEVLFISSTKNEDGYLVFIFDAKHFLDLVEKEGYAKAKFVLDFELNNFKKAKIGILDRVSNPFLSFENLYIFEDKLTLMHKFNIDFLGGKSGYIVVFEDMSALNKDIKKAFYVTVGVGFIMFVSAFLILNYAFNVLIKRLEISERSLAFANENLKNEVKTQTEQIIQKERVMIHQNRLASMGEMLSNISHQWKQPLSALSAIITKLDLMNDVSEIKREDLRENLSKSSQIIDFMSKTITDFKLFFAKESEKRVFSIEEECDKTINLVSALLSSKSIDIKREYRSNFEILGYAGELSQVVLNLITNAKDAILQNSVTEGIITISIDEDEKFVKVSVKDNAGGIKVAPIDKIYEPYFSTKDNKIGTGIGLYMSKTIIEERFGGALTAINLDGGAIFEIILSKTS; encoded by the coding sequence TTGTCCAAAGAGAATATTTTTCTAAAACAGATGGCGTTTTTTGATAATAATTTTAAACTCATAACAAAGATGAATGATAGTATAAATTTGCCTATGATAGCGGCATGGAATGACGGATTTTATCTACATAAAGATGAGGTGTTGTTTATAAGTTCTACGAAAAACGAAGACGGATATCTTGTTTTTATTTTTGATGCGAAGCATTTTTTGGATCTTGTAGAAAAGGAGGGTTATGCTAAGGCTAAATTTGTGCTTGATTTTGAGCTTAATAATTTTAAGAAGGCTAAAATAGGCATACTTGATAGGGTATCAAATCCGTTTTTGTCCTTTGAAAATTTATACATCTTTGAAGATAAACTTACTTTAATGCATAAATTTAATATAGATTTTTTAGGTGGCAAAAGCGGATATATCGTAGTTTTTGAGGATATGTCGGCACTAAATAAAGATATAAAAAAGGCTTTTTATGTAACTGTCGGTGTCGGATTTATTATGTTTGTGAGTGCTTTTTTGATACTAAATTATGCTTTTAACGTTTTGATTAAAAGGCTTGAAATAAGCGAGCGCAGTTTAGCTTTTGCAAATGAAAATTTAAAAAATGAGGTAAAAACTCAAACCGAGCAGATCATACAAAAAGAGCGGGTTATGATACATCAAAACCGCTTAGCAAGCATGGGTGAGATGCTCTCAAATATCTCTCATCAGTGGAAGCAGCCTCTAAGCGCACTTTCTGCAATCATCACAAAGCTTGATCTTATGAATGACGTGAGTGAGATTAAAAGAGAGGATTTAAGAGAAAATTTGAGTAAATCTTCGCAGATAATTGATTTTATGTCAAAAACAATCACTGATTTTAAACTATTTTTTGCAAAAGAGAGTGAAAAAAGAGTTTTCAGTATCGAAGAAGAGTGTGATAAGACGATAAATCTTGTAAGCGCGCTTTTAAGCTCAAAGTCAATTGATATCAAAAGAGAGTATAGGTCAAATTTTGAAATTTTAGGTTATGCCGGAGAGCTTTCTCAAGTGGTCTTAAATCTTATCACTAATGCTAAGGACGCTATATTGCAAAATAGTGTAACAGAAGGCATTATAACTATTAGCATTGATGAAGATGAAAAATTCGTAAAAGTGAGCGTAAAAGATAATGCCGGAGGCATTAAGGTTGCGCCAATAGATAAAATTTATGAGCCATATTTTAGCACCAAAGACAATAAAATAGGCACCGGAATAGGGCTTTATATGAGTAAAACAATTATAGAAGAGCGATTTGGCGGCGCTTTAACTGCGATAAATTTAGACGGCGGTGCAATATTTGAGATAATTTTGTCTAAAACCTCTTAA
- a CDS encoding response regulator transcription factor: MGLEILKSKSVLYAEDEPSVANEVIALLNMFFKEVFYAKNGKEVLEIYEETTPDMLLLDVSMPILDGLEALKTIRKIDKDIVVVMLTAFDDKSTLLRAVELNITKFLVKPFNKQNFISMLEACAKKFSPKDIKIDEIRTLSLENMSIQSEQNLEIKLTKKEFLLLKFMLENRGRICQFDEILNAVYEYDKGSKDSLKAIIKELRKKCEFLSLENSFGLGYILK, from the coding sequence TTGGGATTAGAAATTTTAAAATCAAAAAGCGTTTTATATGCAGAAGATGAACCAAGTGTCGCAAACGAGGTTATAGCCCTTTTGAATATGTTTTTTAAAGAAGTTTTTTATGCAAAAAATGGAAAAGAGGTTTTAGAAATTTATGAAGAAACAACTCCAGACATGCTTTTACTTGATGTGTCTATGCCTATTTTAGACGGGCTTGAAGCGCTTAAAACCATAAGAAAAATTGATAAAGATATAGTTGTAGTTATGCTTACGGCTTTTGATGATAAGAGCACGCTTTTAAGGGCTGTAGAGCTAAATATAACAAAATTTTTAGTAAAGCCTTTTAATAAGCAAAATTTTATATCTATGCTTGAAGCTTGCGCTAAAAAATTCAGTCCAAAAGATATAAAAATAGATGAAATTCGCACTCTATCGCTTGAAAATATGTCTATACAAAGCGAGCAAAATTTAGAGATAAAGCTTACCAAAAAGGAGTTTTTACTACTTAAGTTTATGCTTGAAAATAGAGGCAGAATTTGTCAATTTGATGAAATTTTAAATGCGGTTTACGAGTATGATAAAGGTAGCAAAGATAGCTTAAAAGCTATAATTAAAGAACTTAGGAAAAAATGCGAATTTTTATCTCTTGAAAACTCTTTTGGACTAGGGTATATACTTAAGTGA
- a CDS encoding dihydroneopterin aldolase has protein sequence MEFLTLVIITICMYLLMFKPEREKLAFGMFGAATFILVGMWFVTTFGSIFGNGNY, from the coding sequence GTGGAGTTTTTAACACTTGTTATTATTACTATTTGTATGTATCTGCTGATGTTTAAGCCTGAGCGAGAAAAGCTTGCTTTTGGAATGTTTGGGGCGGCTACTTTTATCCTTGTAGGAATGTGGTTTGTCACCACTTTTGGCTCCATCTTTGGTAATGGAAATTACTAG
- a CDS encoding disulfide bond formation protein B: MNCLNEKNFNLVMATAIMLILVIPVGIANVWLGYVVRESPYALCWWERMGMILVGLLGFFMLRYGPRLKYVISVFYLRLLVFIWA; this comes from the coding sequence ATGAATTGTCTAAATGAAAAGAATTTCAATCTAGTAATGGCTACTGCTATCATGCTTATTTTGGTTATTCCTGTTGGAATAGCTAATGTTTGGCTCGGATATGTCGTAAGAGAGAGTCCTTACGCGCTTTGTTGGTGGGAGCGTATGGGTATGATTTTGGTGGGACTTCTAGGCTTTTTTATGCTTAGATACGGACCAAGGCTAAAATACGTTATATCGGTATTTTACTTGCGGCTTTTGGTATTCATATGGGCTTAA